A genome region from Bombilactobacillus bombi includes the following:
- the polA gene encoding DNA polymerase I, translating to MESKKLVLVDGNSIAFRAFYAMYTVLEKFKSPDGLHTNAIYAFNNMLDLILSKSHPTDMLVAFDAGKVTFRNQLYDDYKGNRLKTPDEFREQLPFIKQLLAARGIKTYELENYEADDIIGTIATRANKENYQTVIVTGDRDLTQLVNDNTTVAVTIKGVTDLEFYTPQHFQEKLGITPQQLIDLKGLMGDNSDNYPGVTKVGEKTALKLLKQYGSMENLYDHVEDMKASKLKEHLIQDREQAFLSKKLATIKTDAPIDLQISELTYEGIQTEPLKQFYQKMNFQSFLKKMTTGEEDTAATAEDNIKYIELNADTVNQLVSSKQPAVVVVEMVHDNYHTAPIIGLACGNDQGIFVSDNLDILQDRSLKNWLSNAQINKSVFDFKRTYVALNRQQISLAGVDFDALLASYLLDVNENSNDLGQLAQAYGYQNLTPDNQFYGTGAKLSIPPHSELLQHLAAKVDAIQFLQSKLPLQLQEHDQDQLFDDIELPLSKVLAEMEIAGITVSRTTLEQMEQDLDQRLRDLETTIYQYAGHEFNINSPQQLSTVLFEELGLKPIKKNKRGYSTSVDVLEKLQGQSPIIAEILNYRQVAKIQSTYVLGLMNSIAPDQKVHTRYQQTLTQTGRLSSVDPNLQNIPARDEGREIRKAFVPRHADWEIFSSDYSQIELRVLAHISGDQNMQQAFAENYDIHAHTAMRIFGLDNIDQVTPDMRRQAKATNFGIVYGISDYGLSQNIGISRKQAAEFIAAYFEQYPDVKNYMDQTVQKAREEGYVETIMHRRRYLPDIHSRNYHIRSFAERTAMNTPIQGSAADIIKIAMIDMQQKLKDEHLQATMLLQVHDELIFEAPKAEIPILEQLVPKIMDSAVKLDVPLKVESAHGPNWFDAKG from the coding sequence ATGGAGTCCAAAAAATTAGTTTTAGTTGATGGCAATAGTATTGCTTTTCGTGCTTTTTATGCCATGTATACTGTTTTAGAAAAATTTAAAAGTCCAGATGGTTTGCATACCAATGCGATTTATGCTTTTAATAATATGTTGGATTTAATTTTGTCCAAAAGTCACCCAACCGATATGTTAGTTGCTTTTGATGCAGGTAAAGTCACTTTTCGCAACCAACTATATGATGATTATAAGGGCAATCGCTTAAAGACGCCTGACGAATTTCGCGAACAATTACCATTTATTAAACAATTATTAGCAGCTCGAGGCATCAAAACTTATGAATTAGAGAATTATGAAGCTGATGATATTATTGGGACAATTGCTACACGTGCTAATAAAGAAAATTATCAAACTGTCATCGTCACGGGTGATCGCGATTTAACCCAGTTGGTAAATGATAATACTACGGTTGCCGTAACTATTAAGGGTGTCACAGATTTAGAATTTTATACTCCTCAGCATTTTCAAGAAAAGTTAGGAATAACTCCTCAGCAATTAATTGATTTAAAGGGTTTAATGGGTGATAACTCCGATAATTATCCTGGTGTTACTAAAGTAGGCGAAAAAACAGCTTTAAAATTATTAAAACAATATGGTTCTATGGAAAACTTATATGATCATGTTGAAGATATGAAAGCCAGCAAATTAAAGGAACACCTCATTCAAGATCGTGAACAAGCATTCTTATCCAAAAAATTAGCGACTATTAAAACTGATGCACCCATTGATTTGCAAATTTCAGAATTAACTTATGAAGGTATTCAAACTGAACCTTTAAAGCAGTTCTACCAAAAAATGAACTTCCAATCATTTCTGAAAAAAATGACTACTGGCGAAGAAGATACTGCAGCAACTGCTGAAGATAATATTAAATATATTGAATTAAATGCTGATACAGTTAACCAGTTGGTATCTTCCAAACAACCAGCGGTTGTAGTAGTGGAAATGGTCCATGACAATTATCATACAGCACCTATTATCGGATTAGCTTGTGGTAATGATCAAGGGATTTTTGTCAGTGATAATTTAGATATTTTACAAGATAGATCATTAAAAAATTGGTTAAGTAATGCTCAAATCAATAAGTCAGTCTTTGACTTTAAACGTACGTATGTTGCCTTAAATCGGCAGCAAATCTCACTGGCGGGGGTTGATTTTGATGCTTTGTTGGCATCTTATCTCCTAGATGTTAATGAAAATTCCAATGATTTGGGTCAATTAGCGCAAGCATATGGTTATCAAAATTTAACACCGGATAATCAATTTTATGGTACTGGTGCCAAGTTAAGCATCCCACCACATTCTGAATTATTGCAACATTTGGCGGCCAAGGTGGATGCGATTCAATTTTTACAAAGTAAGTTACCTTTACAATTACAAGAGCATGACCAAGATCAATTATTTGATGATATTGAATTGCCGTTATCCAAAGTTTTAGCTGAGATGGAAATTGCTGGAATTACTGTCAGTCGCACAACTTTAGAACAAATGGAACAAGACTTAGATCAACGTTTGCGAGATTTAGAAACAACTATTTATCAATATGCAGGGCATGAATTTAATATCAACTCGCCTCAGCAGTTAAGTACCGTTTTGTTTGAAGAATTAGGCTTAAAACCAATCAAAAAAAACAAACGAGGTTATTCTACTTCTGTAGATGTGCTCGAAAAATTACAAGGACAATCACCAATTATTGCAGAAATTTTGAATTATCGCCAAGTAGCCAAAATTCAATCAACCTATGTCTTAGGTTTAATGAATTCTATTGCGCCTGATCAAAAAGTGCATACCCGTTATCAACAAACCTTGACTCAAACTGGTCGGTTATCATCTGTTGATCCTAATTTACAAAACATACCAGCTCGTGATGAAGGACGGGAAATCAGAAAAGCATTTGTACCACGTCATGCAGATTGGGAAATTTTTTCCAGTGATTATTCGCAAATTGAATTACGAGTTTTAGCTCATATTTCCGGTGATCAAAATATGCAACAGGCCTTTGCAGAAAATTACGATATTCATGCACATACAGCTATGCGAATTTTTGGGTTAGATAACATTGATCAAGTGACTCCCGATATGCGACGTCAAGCCAAAGCAACAAACTTCGGCATAGTCTATGGAATTAGCGATTATGGTTTGTCGCAAAATATTGGGATTTCACGTAAGCAAGCGGCGGAATTTATTGCAGCTTATTTTGAACAATATCCAGACGTCAAAAACTATATGGATCAAACTGTTCAAAAAGCGCGCGAAGAAGGCTATGTAGAAACAATAATGCATCGGCGCCGTTATTTGCCAGATATTCATTCGCGCAACTATCATATTCGATCATTCGCAGAAAGAACAGCTATGAATACTCCCATCCAAGGCAGTGCTGCTGATATTATTAAGATTGCAATGATTGATATGCAACAAAAGTTAAAAGATGAACATTTACAGGCAACAATGCTTTTGCAAGTCCATGACGAATTAATCTTTGAAGCACCAAAAGCAGAAATTCCAATTTTAGAACAACTCGTGCCCAAGATTATGGATTCAGCAGTTAAATTAGATGTGCCTTTAAAAGTAGAATCAGCTCATGGACCAAATTGGTTTGATGCTAAAGGATAG
- a CDS encoding replication initiation and membrane attachment family protein — translation MKNKMAEQMIDPLWGYWVTSSDYLTDYDRRVLMDLYQPLVGSDAISLYQLLWNQRQVLLSERKQHAQLLNLLDIDVQHLYQARIKLEAVALLHTFSTKDTLGSYLIYQLHAPLSPQKFFSDNILKTFLYEKIGHYEFSRLQKKYQPQALPQNQQLTDITHSFLDVFHLSSSEILKMSEQSTSTVTTPAQPQYTSQQLASFDWQLLADYTASYHVSSEDIAQHQNELFNVHAFYGVTEIEMADLIANTLNVTNNKIDIQRLQNIAQKRFEDRVNIKAHNEQNNQKTEIGPDDASLLKNFTATERQLIKQANQLAPAEFLAVKKRQMNGFVGSSETGVLRRLQQRAVLPLPVINILIDYILDNSATLTQSLVEKVANDWAQNDIKTAPEAIQRIKNRTHNRSKTNSTARKSPYKNYQPHKEQVTDWTKHQAKKVDPAELAELQKQWHEFKNNS, via the coding sequence ATGAAAAATAAAATGGCGGAACAAATGATAGATCCTTTATGGGGATACTGGGTGACCAGCAGTGATTATTTGACTGACTATGATCGACGAGTCCTAATGGATCTTTACCAACCATTGGTGGGAAGTGATGCGATTAGTTTGTATCAGTTATTATGGAATCAAAGACAGGTACTACTCTCGGAAAGAAAACAACACGCCCAGTTATTGAATTTATTGGATATTGATGTACAACACCTTTACCAAGCACGGATTAAGCTAGAAGCCGTTGCTTTACTGCATACTTTTTCTACGAAGGACACCTTGGGTTCATATCTAATCTATCAATTGCACGCACCTTTATCTCCCCAAAAGTTTTTTAGTGATAATATTTTAAAAACTTTCTTATATGAAAAAATTGGCCATTATGAATTTTCACGTTTACAAAAAAAATATCAACCGCAAGCTTTACCACAAAATCAACAATTAACCGATATTACTCATAGCTTTTTGGATGTTTTTCACTTGTCAAGTTCAGAAATTTTAAAAATGTCCGAACAATCTACGTCAACTGTTACTACTCCAGCTCAACCGCAATATACTTCTCAACAGCTGGCCAGTTTTGATTGGCAATTGCTAGCTGATTATACTGCCAGTTACCATGTGAGTTCTGAAGATATTGCTCAACACCAAAATGAACTGTTTAATGTGCACGCATTTTATGGAGTTACTGAAATCGAAATGGCAGATTTAATTGCCAATACTCTTAATGTTACGAATAATAAGATTGATATTCAACGATTACAAAATATTGCACAAAAACGTTTTGAAGATCGCGTCAATATCAAAGCTCATAATGAACAAAATAATCAAAAAACAGAAATTGGCCCAGATGATGCTTCCCTATTAAAAAACTTCACTGCCACAGAACGTCAATTAATTAAACAAGCTAATCAGTTGGCTCCAGCAGAATTTCTTGCAGTTAAAAAACGACAAATGAATGGTTTTGTGGGCTCTTCTGAAACTGGAGTTTTGCGCCGCTTACAACAACGCGCAGTTTTACCATTACCGGTGATTAATATTTTGATAGATTATATCTTAGACAATTCGGCTACATTGACACAAAGTTTAGTAGAAAAAGTAGCCAATGACTGGGCACAAAATGATATTAAAACTGCACCAGAAGCAATACAACGCATTAAAAATCGTACGCATAATCGATCTAAAACGAACTCCACTGCACGCAAGTCCCCGTATAAAAATTATCAACCACATAAAGAGCAAGTGACCGATTGGACAAAGCATCAAGCCAAAAAAGTTGATCCAGCGGAGTTAGCTGAATTACAAAAACAATGGCATGAATTTAAAAATAATTCATGA
- the mutM gene encoding bifunctional DNA-formamidopyrimidine glycosylase/DNA-(apurinic or apyrimidinic site) lyase produces MPELPEVETVRRGLNQLIKGAKISDINIRYDKIIVGSTTDFKQQLIGATIVEVSRRAKYLLFHFDNNLTMISHLRMEGKYQVRDSQSEFDKHVHVIFCLEDGRFLGYRDVRKFGKMQLVDRSTEMQVKSIAALGPEPLTPQYTLASLQQGLQKKKKSIKATLLDQHVVSGLGNIYVDEVLWRAKIHPEEPANKVTAAQITDLYPIINDEIKTAIAAGGTTIRSYVDATGHQGNFQLQLNVYKQEGNPCARCGTPIEKIKVAGRGTHFCPHCQVLNQ; encoded by the coding sequence ATGCCAGAATTGCCAGAAGTTGAAACTGTGCGCCGCGGATTAAATCAATTAATCAAGGGCGCCAAAATTAGTGATATTAATATTCGCTATGACAAAATCATTGTTGGTTCAACAACAGATTTTAAACAGCAGTTAATTGGGGCGACAATTGTTGAAGTGTCACGCAGAGCCAAATATTTGTTATTTCATTTTGATAATAACTTGACCATGATTAGCCATTTGCGCATGGAAGGCAAATATCAAGTTCGTGATTCTCAATCAGAATTTGATAAGCATGTGCATGTGATTTTTTGCTTGGAAGATGGTCGTTTTCTAGGGTATCGGGATGTGCGCAAGTTTGGTAAGATGCAATTAGTAGACCGTAGTACAGAAATGCAGGTCAAATCTATTGCAGCACTAGGACCAGAGCCACTGACACCGCAATACACATTGGCATCCTTACAGCAAGGATTACAAAAAAAGAAAAAATCAATTAAAGCTACTTTGTTAGACCAACATGTGGTTTCGGGATTAGGGAATATTTATGTTGATGAAGTTTTGTGGCGCGCAAAAATTCATCCCGAAGAACCAGCTAATAAGGTGACCGCAGCACAAATTACAGATTTGTATCCAATTATCAATGACGAAATTAAGACGGCAATTGCTGCTGGAGGCACGACTATTAGAAGTTATGTAGATGCCACTGGTCATCAAGGAAACTTTCAACTGCAGTTAAATGTCTATAAACAAGAAGGTAATCCTTGTGCGCGCTGTGGTACACCCATTGAAAAAATAAAAGTGGCTGGCCGTGGGACTCATTTTTGTCCTCATTGTCAGGTACTAAATCAATAA
- the nrdR gene encoding transcriptional regulator NrdR: MICPHCHQNSSRVIDSRPSDEGRVIRRRRECENCGHRFTTFERIEQSPVLVIKKNGNREEFNRDKVLRGIVRAAEKRPVTLDEMNQIVAKVETKIRATGENEIDSRQIGEYVMQELAQLDDIAYIRFASVYRQFKDINGFMKEVQEMMANHQQNNSQADEK; the protein is encoded by the coding sequence ATGATTTGTCCACATTGTCATCAAAATTCTTCCCGAGTAATTGATAGTCGACCAAGCGATGAAGGTCGAGTTATTCGCCGTCGCCGAGAATGCGAAAATTGTGGTCATCGGTTTACAACATTTGAACGCATTGAGCAATCTCCAGTGTTAGTAATTAAAAAAAATGGAAACCGCGAAGAGTTTAATCGGGATAAAGTATTACGTGGAATTGTTCGGGCTGCCGAAAAGCGCCCAGTAACATTAGATGAGATGAATCAAATCGTTGCTAAGGTGGAAACCAAAATTCGTGCTACAGGAGAAAATGAAATTGATTCACGTCAAATTGGAGAATACGTAATGCAAGAATTAGCGCAATTAGATGACATTGCCTATATTCGATTTGCGAGTGTTTATCGCCAATTTAAAGATATTAATGGCTTTATGAAAGAGGTACAAGAAATGATGGCTAATCACCAACAAAATAATTCTCAGGCTGATGAAAAATAA
- the thrS gene encoding threonine--tRNA ligase, translating to MTKISLEFPDGSKREFNEGVTPLEVAASIGNSLKKSAVAAQVNDFLVDVERPIVQNAKIEIITKKDNEAVEVQRNTAVFLMGAALQQKYPEIRFGERQINNDGFYLDTDKDETQVSVDELEDIMERMQQIIQSNPQIERKLMDKEDLVQKFSDDPYKSALISAFDSVQIPVYQMGDYLDFGEKALLPQLKDLKYYKLLSVAGAYWQGKSSNPMLQRIYGTAFLNEEDLQADLNRRAEIKERDHRTIGRDLDLFFVDPKVGAGLAYWMPKGATIRRVLERYIIDKEVAAGYEHVYTPILMNLNAYKTSGHWEHYREDMFPPMDMGEGEMLELRPMNCPSHIEIYKHHIHSYRELPIRIAELGMMHRYEKSGALSGLQRVREMTLNDGHTFVALDQIEDEFKKVLQLMMDVYRDFDIDNYTFRLSYRDPANTEKYFDDDEMWNKSQGMLKSAMDDMGLDYYEAEGEAAFYGPKLDVQTKTALGNEETLSTIQLDFMQPERFKLTYVGEDGKEHRPVMIHRGIVSTMERFIAYLMEMYKGAFPTWLAPIQAVIIPVKNDLHLDYAQKLQADMRKLGLRVNIDSRNEKMNYKIREAQTQKIPYTVVIGDQEVNDATVSVRKYGEQDSVQEDISMFVDSVVADVKNYSRTGK from the coding sequence ATGACAAAAATTTCATTAGAGTTTCCAGATGGATCAAAGCGCGAATTTAATGAAGGCGTAACACCATTAGAAGTAGCTGCTTCTATCGGCAATAGTTTGAAAAAGTCAGCTGTCGCAGCCCAAGTTAATGACTTTTTAGTAGACGTTGAGCGTCCAATTGTCCAAAATGCTAAAATTGAAATTATCACTAAAAAGGATAATGAGGCTGTTGAAGTTCAACGAAATACTGCAGTTTTCTTAATGGGAGCTGCTTTACAGCAAAAGTATCCTGAAATTCGTTTTGGTGAGCGTCAAATTAATAATGATGGTTTCTATTTAGATACAGATAAAGATGAAACACAAGTAAGTGTTGATGAACTAGAAGACATTATGGAACGGATGCAACAAATTATCCAATCTAATCCTCAGATTGAACGTAAATTAATGGATAAAGAAGATTTGGTGCAAAAATTCAGTGATGATCCTTACAAGTCAGCTTTAATTTCTGCTTTTGATAGTGTTCAAATTCCAGTATATCAAATGGGAGATTACTTGGATTTTGGAGAAAAAGCATTACTACCACAATTAAAAGATTTGAAATATTACAAGTTATTATCTGTAGCTGGAGCTTATTGGCAAGGTAAATCCAGTAATCCAATGTTACAAAGAATTTATGGGACTGCCTTTTTGAATGAAGAAGATTTACAAGCAGATTTGAACCGCCGTGCCGAAATTAAAGAACGTGATCATCGAACAATTGGTCGAGACCTAGATTTATTCTTTGTTGATCCAAAAGTTGGGGCTGGTCTAGCTTATTGGATGCCTAAAGGCGCTACAATTCGCCGTGTTTTAGAGCGTTATATTATTGACAAAGAAGTTGCTGCTGGTTATGAACATGTTTATACGCCAATTTTGATGAATCTCAATGCTTACAAGACTTCTGGTCACTGGGAACATTATCGAGAAGACATGTTCCCACCAATGGATATGGGTGAAGGAGAAATGTTGGAATTACGGCCAATGAATTGTCCTTCACATATTGAAATTTATAAACACCATATTCATTCTTATCGAGAATTGCCAATTAGAATTGCAGAATTAGGAATGATGCACCGTTATGAAAAATCTGGAGCATTATCAGGACTTCAACGAGTTCGAGAAATGACATTGAATGATGGTCATACTTTTGTAGCGTTAGATCAGATTGAAGATGAATTTAAAAAAGTGCTTCAATTAATGATGGATGTTTATCGTGATTTTGATATTGATAACTATACTTTCCGTTTGAGTTATCGTGATCCTGCAAACACTGAAAAGTATTTTGATGACGATGAAATGTGGAATAAATCACAAGGAATGTTAAAATCTGCCATGGATGACATGGGCCTTGATTACTATGAAGCTGAAGGTGAAGCAGCCTTCTACGGTCCAAAATTAGATGTTCAAACTAAGACTGCTTTAGGTAATGAAGAAACTCTATCAACAATTCAATTAGACTTTATGCAACCAGAACGCTTCAAGTTAACTTATGTAGGCGAAGACGGCAAAGAGCATCGTCCAGTTATGATTCACCGTGGAATTGTTTCTACCATGGAACGCTTTATTGCTTATTTAATGGAAATGTATAAAGGTGCATTCCCAACTTGGTTAGCTCCAATCCAAGCAGTAATCATCCCAGTTAAGAATGATTTACACTTAGATTATGCTCAAAAATTACAAGCTGATATGCGTAAATTGGGATTACGGGTGAATATTGACTCGCGCAACGAAAAGATGAATTATAAAATTCGTGAAGCTCAAACTCAAAAAATTCCTTACACAGTTGTCATTGGGGACCAAGAAGTGAATGATGCTACTGTATCAGTTCGTAAGTATGGCGAACAAGATAGTGTACAAGAAGATATCAGTATGTTTGTTGATAGTGTAGTCGCAGATGTTAAGAACTATTCTCGGACAGGCAAATAG
- the dnaI gene encoding primosomal protein DnaI, which yields MKDIAKEFSDVIAKRHWSEKYQKLTQTALQDSDVQQFIQEHQDQLNADILNNNLDAIYEFVQAKSNRDKFAVGYEPKLIIANHAIQVVYQPNQQLVAQKKQQELERKFMTIDMASDIRQANLDDYAQGAAGRQESYAAALNFILKYSQKQPQFIPGLYLYGKLGVGKTYLLAAIARELVAKDVSVLLMHFPTFAVQMKSAIQDNSVLTKIDQIKAIPILMLDDIGADSLSSWIRDEVLGVILQYRMQEKLPTFFSSNLSMTELQAHLAINQRGDQEDLKAARIMERIHYLSHEVIVSGPNRRFN from the coding sequence ATGAAAGATATTGCCAAGGAATTTTCGGATGTAATTGCAAAGCGTCATTGGAGTGAAAAATATCAGAAATTAACACAAACAGCCCTGCAAGATTCTGATGTACAACAATTTATTCAGGAACATCAAGACCAACTAAATGCAGATATTTTGAATAATAATTTAGATGCAATTTATGAGTTTGTTCAAGCAAAAAGCAACCGAGATAAGTTTGCTGTTGGTTATGAGCCTAAGTTGATTATTGCGAACCATGCAATCCAAGTTGTATACCAACCCAATCAACAATTAGTAGCGCAAAAAAAGCAACAAGAATTAGAGCGCAAATTCATGACGATTGACATGGCAAGTGATATTCGACAGGCAAATCTGGATGATTATGCTCAAGGTGCTGCTGGTCGCCAAGAATCCTATGCTGCTGCCTTGAACTTTATTTTAAAATATAGCCAAAAACAGCCACAATTTATTCCGGGACTGTATCTATATGGAAAATTAGGCGTGGGTAAAACTTATTTGTTGGCTGCCATTGCACGAGAACTAGTTGCTAAAGATGTTTCGGTTTTATTGATGCATTTTCCCACTTTTGCTGTACAAATGAAAAGTGCTATTCAAGATAACTCCGTTTTAACTAAAATAGATCAGATTAAAGCTATACCAATTCTAATGTTAGATGACATTGGAGCAGATTCATTAAGTTCGTGGATTCGGGATGAAGTTTTGGGAGTTATTTTACAATATCGGATGCAAGAAAAATTACCCACTTTTTTTTCATCTAATTTATCAATGACGGAATTACAAGCGCATTTGGCCATTAACCAGCGCGGCGATCAAGAAGACCTCAAAGCTGCACGAATTATGGAGCGAATTCACTATTTATCACATGAAGTTATTGTCAGCGGTCCTAATAGACGTTTTAATTAA
- a CDS encoding bifunctional metallophosphatase/5'-nucleotidase, with product MPEVNILATTDIHGFIDNQKNSSALALLAIKQQYPNALLIDNGDFFIGNPLTSFFSEQSTVSPLVNFANDTAYDVMIPGNHDFDHGLNYLQKQAAALKADYLCCNVFTNAGQLVFKPFVIKEIAGVRVGIIGVLTSGMSMISDYSLLKGLIIKDALAELRKNVTQLRPQVDLLIVAYHGGIERSLQTGSPTTYATGEDETYKLVTSIEGIDGFICGHQHWINQGVVGSTGVIQCGYAGNCYGQLHFEISPQKDISVSTAIIETKDLPLSSTTYYDNNEYQQWLEAKVDVTQLTNFLQQKFNRKNLGIFLDLQGSTNQTLIDSFTIPYGVRIYHLNSQEYQQFSQRQWSLKVEDFAESTTDFRVLTNSYDIWDYRLEEQFVDNIFGEYLVYLGLTQEDLA from the coding sequence ATGCCTGAAGTTAATATTTTAGCGACTACAGATATTCATGGCTTTATTGATAACCAAAAAAATAGTTCGGCTTTAGCGCTGCTAGCTATTAAACAGCAATATCCGAATGCCTTGCTAATTGATAATGGCGATTTTTTTATAGGCAATCCCTTAACTAGTTTTTTTAGTGAGCAATCCACAGTATCACCATTAGTTAATTTTGCTAATGATACAGCCTATGATGTCATGATTCCAGGAAATCATGATTTTGATCACGGTTTGAACTACCTACAAAAACAAGCAGCAGCTTTAAAGGCTGATTATTTGTGTTGTAATGTTTTTACAAATGCCGGCCAATTAGTCTTTAAACCATTTGTAATTAAAGAAATAGCTGGTGTGCGAGTTGGTATAATCGGAGTTTTGACTAGTGGGATGTCCATGATCAGTGATTATTCTTTGTTAAAAGGACTGATTATCAAAGATGCGTTGGCAGAATTACGAAAAAACGTTACGCAACTACGTCCACAAGTGGATTTATTAATTGTTGCCTATCACGGAGGTATTGAGCGCAGTCTCCAAACTGGTAGTCCAACAACTTATGCTACTGGAGAAGACGAAACTTATAAACTTGTAACTAGTATCGAAGGAATTGATGGCTTTATTTGTGGGCATCAGCATTGGATTAATCAAGGTGTTGTAGGATCGACAGGTGTAATTCAATGCGGTTATGCGGGTAATTGCTATGGACAGCTTCATTTTGAAATTTCCCCACAAAAAGATATTTCTGTGTCTACTGCCATTATTGAGACCAAGGATCTTCCGCTGAGTTCAACAACTTATTATGATAATAATGAATATCAACAGTGGTTAGAAGCCAAAGTTGATGTGACACAATTAACAAATTTTTTACAGCAAAAATTTAATCGGAAAAATTTAGGGATTTTTTTGGATTTACAGGGTTCGACTAACCAAACATTGATTGACTCTTTCACTATTCCATATGGTGTGCGGATTTATCACCTTAATTCGCAAGAATACCAGCAATTTTCTCAACGACAATGGTCTCTTAAAGTTGAAGACTTTGCTGAGTCGACAACCGATTTTCGAGTTTTAACTAATTCTTATGATATTTGGGATTATCGGTTGGAAGAGCAATTTGTTGACAATATTTTTGGTGAATACTTAGTTTATTTAGGGTTAACACAGGAGGATTTAGCCTAA
- the coaE gene encoding dephospho-CoA kinase (Dephospho-CoA kinase (CoaE) performs the final step in coenzyme A biosynthesis.), with amino-acid sequence MQLSVGVTGGIATGKSTVTNILVQQGFKIVDADQIAREVVLPQTPGWQQVVQLFGTRILQPNQELDRVQLGQIVFNNQQRLTQLNQVLQPLIRQRLTELIQSISDDNIPVFFEIPLLFEQHYQNLLQKTLLVYATPAVQLQRLQKRNNLTKQAAQQRINSQMDLQQKRKLADFIINNDGNYHHLVQQVQRFVTLLT; translated from the coding sequence ATGCAATTATCTGTAGGAGTTACCGGTGGGATTGCTACCGGGAAATCAACTGTCACTAACATTTTAGTGCAACAAGGATTTAAAATTGTTGATGCTGATCAAATTGCGCGCGAAGTGGTTTTACCACAAACTCCAGGTTGGCAGCAAGTTGTTCAACTTTTTGGTACACGAATTTTACAACCCAATCAGGAATTAGATCGTGTTCAATTAGGTCAAATTGTTTTTAATAATCAGCAACGCTTAACACAACTTAATCAAGTTTTGCAACCACTTATTCGGCAGCGTTTAACTGAGTTAATTCAGTCGATATCTGATGATAATATTCCAGTCTTTTTTGAAATACCATTGTTATTTGAACAGCATTATCAAAATTTATTACAGAAGACATTGTTAGTTTATGCAACGCCAGCTGTACAATTACAACGTTTACAAAAACGCAATAACTTAACTAAACAAGCAGCACAACAACGTATTAATAGCCAAATGGACTTACAGCAAAAAAGAAAATTGGCTGATTTTATTATCAATAATGATGGTAACTACCATCATTTAGTACAGCAAGTACAACGATTTGTCACTTTACTGACATAA